A region from the Xanthocytophaga agilis genome encodes:
- the asnB gene encoding asparagine synthase (glutamine-hydrolyzing) has translation MCGIHIIIDKQNQLNEKPIQQMLSATYYRGPDAQVWTQIVSSRQTVWMANNRLKISDLRDIANQPMSTADGQFTLVFNGAIYNHVPLRQTKLSDTEFATLSDTETLLQLLVRYGHSIFSELNGMFAVALYDKFTETLIIARDRWGIKPLYWFENDAFLIISSEIKGILATGLVPKNPNLNQIQHYLSFKFPCRPQTFYKNIFEVEPGRICQTGYSSELHTISHLSIPQRSTSKILHKEEARNNIAQALEETIYQYSTADVPAGLFLSGGVDSTLLLASLYAKGIKNFPVFTIGYTDSDKPYATQDQYFAQQAARQYKADMHEVVVGSQLLDQFSEWVRTIDQPVADGAAWLTYLLSQEACKYVKIILSGAGADELFAGYNRHWAYYQYLRTPSFIRKGIPLLHHIPHHKFSKTHYGRLWEKALQQLHPSPEQTYVRFTSGATSFSWHKELSSRIQEELFTTTSQQQSIENYLATALHFDQSHYLISDVLTITDRMTMQHGIEARVPYLDNTVVEQAQNISATDLLKYGKKWLLKDILSQKQGTAYNKRRKEGFGMPLGHWLRKPVSDNIFRSLQNSDSLIYEIVDYAWVQQLKKNHITGSADYTSELWGLSLLATWLELNF, from the coding sequence ATGTGTGGCATTCACATAATTATTGATAAGCAAAATCAACTGAATGAAAAACCCATTCAGCAAATGCTTTCGGCAACCTATTATCGTGGTCCTGACGCTCAGGTCTGGACTCAGATTGTATCATCTCGTCAGACAGTCTGGATGGCAAATAACCGACTCAAAATCAGTGATCTTCGGGATATTGCCAATCAACCAATGAGTACGGCAGATGGGCAATTTACACTCGTATTTAATGGGGCTATATATAACCATGTTCCATTACGTCAGACTAAGCTGTCTGACACTGAATTTGCTACTCTGTCTGACACAGAAACACTATTACAGCTATTAGTCAGATATGGTCATTCCATTTTCTCAGAGTTGAATGGCATGTTTGCTGTAGCTCTTTATGATAAATTTACTGAAACCCTTATCATAGCCAGAGATCGATGGGGGATAAAACCTCTTTACTGGTTTGAAAACGACGCATTTCTAATTATTTCTTCAGAGATCAAAGGAATACTGGCAACTGGATTAGTTCCCAAAAATCCCAACCTCAATCAGATACAGCATTATCTTTCGTTCAAGTTTCCCTGTCGTCCTCAAACATTTTATAAAAATATTTTTGAAGTCGAGCCTGGCAGAATTTGTCAAACTGGTTACAGTTCTGAGTTACATACAATCAGCCATCTGTCAATTCCTCAAAGGTCGACAAGTAAAATACTACATAAAGAAGAAGCGCGAAACAACATAGCACAGGCATTAGAAGAAACTATCTATCAATATAGTACAGCAGATGTACCAGCGGGCTTGTTTTTGAGTGGTGGTGTAGATTCTACTTTATTGCTAGCTAGCTTGTATGCCAAAGGTATAAAGAACTTCCCTGTGTTTACTATTGGATATACAGATTCTGATAAACCTTATGCGACTCAGGATCAGTATTTCGCGCAACAGGCAGCCAGGCAATATAAAGCAGATATGCATGAAGTTGTTGTTGGTAGTCAATTACTCGATCAGTTTTCTGAGTGGGTAAGGACTATCGATCAACCTGTTGCAGATGGAGCTGCATGGCTTACCTATCTATTATCTCAGGAAGCCTGCAAATATGTTAAGATCATCTTGTCCGGAGCAGGAGCAGACGAACTATTTGCAGGCTATAATCGACATTGGGCTTATTATCAATACCTGAGAACACCATCCTTTATAAGAAAGGGCATCCCTTTATTGCATCATATTCCACACCATAAATTTTCTAAGACTCATTACGGTCGTCTATGGGAAAAAGCTCTGCAGCAGTTACACCCATCACCAGAACAAACGTACGTTCGTTTTACTAGTGGAGCTACTTCTTTTTCTTGGCATAAGGAGCTTTCATCCCGTATTCAGGAAGAACTTTTCACTACCACAAGCCAACAACAGTCAATAGAAAACTATCTCGCTACAGCTTTACACTTTGACCAGTCACATTATCTGATATCAGATGTATTAACCATTACAGATCGGATGACTATGCAGCATGGAATTGAAGCCAGAGTTCCCTATCTGGATAATACAGTAGTAGAACAGGCACAAAACATTTCAGCTACAGATCTGTTGAAATATGGAAAGAAGTGGCTATTGAAAGACATCCTTTCTCAAAAACAAGGTACAGCTTATAATAAACGACGTAAAGAAGGATTTGGAATGCCGTTAGGCCATTGGTTGCGGAAACCTGTTTCGGATAACATATTCAGGTCTTTACAAAATTCTGATTCATTGATTTATGAGATTGTAGATTATGCCTGGGTACAACAGCTTAAAAAGAATCATATCACAGGGTCAGCTGATTATACCTCAGAACTGTGGGGACTTTCATTACTTGCTACTTGGTTGGAACTCAATTTTTAG
- a CDS encoding glycosyltransferase family 4 protein — MKIVYIHQYFKTYSDGGSSRSYYLAKSLVDNGFDVELITSHNSKDYLFTTIEGIKVHYLPVSYDNHMGFFDRIWSFLSFMFQAYKLTRKIKNIDSCYVSSTPLTVGITALLLKWQRNIPYHFEVRDLWPLAPIQLGIIKNRWLQKFLSRLEQRIYEEATSIIALSPGIASHIQQCVPYKTIHLLPNISDCDFFQKEAKKTYLTDKYDTTHKFVVTYFGAIGQVNNLQSLIEVAKTAQEANNQALRFLIVGRGNQLAEVQKLAKQYQLTNILFIPHVSKYQLREIINITDAVYVSFASYPVLETSSPNKFFDTLASGKLCITNTSGWIAQLIEEYECGFYVNPTKPEELLTKISYYMADPEVLEQAQYNARRLAETQFSREHLTRKFVQILDPSLATHTRVKHVVTV, encoded by the coding sequence GTGAAGATTGTTTATATTCATCAATATTTCAAAACGTATTCAGACGGGGGGTCCTCCAGATCATATTACCTTGCTAAATCCTTAGTTGATAATGGATTTGATGTAGAATTAATTACTTCCCACAATAGCAAGGACTATCTCTTTACTACTATAGAAGGTATAAAAGTTCATTATCTGCCTGTTTCCTATGATAATCATATGGGCTTTTTTGACAGAATCTGGTCTTTTCTTTCTTTTATGTTCCAAGCCTATAAACTAACCCGAAAGATTAAGAATATTGATTCCTGTTATGTATCGTCTACACCATTAACTGTAGGTATTACAGCACTTCTGCTGAAATGGCAGAGAAATATTCCATATCATTTTGAGGTACGTGACTTGTGGCCTCTAGCCCCTATTCAGCTAGGCATAATCAAAAATCGCTGGTTACAAAAGTTTCTATCCCGGCTTGAGCAAAGGATCTATGAAGAAGCAACATCTATTATTGCTCTTTCTCCTGGAATAGCCTCACATATTCAGCAATGTGTCCCCTACAAAACGATTCATCTGCTACCTAACATATCAGATTGTGACTTCTTTCAAAAAGAAGCCAAGAAAACATATTTGACAGATAAATACGATACTACCCATAAGTTTGTAGTTACCTATTTTGGTGCTATTGGGCAAGTGAATAATCTACAAAGCCTGATTGAGGTTGCCAAAACAGCGCAGGAAGCCAATAACCAGGCATTACGTTTTCTGATTGTAGGGCGTGGAAATCAATTAGCAGAAGTACAGAAACTGGCAAAACAGTATCAATTAACAAATATCCTGTTTATCCCTCATGTTAGTAAGTATCAGTTGCGTGAAATTATCAATATAACAGATGCAGTTTATGTATCTTTTGCTTCTTACCCTGTACTGGAGACCAGTAGCCCTAATAAGTTTTTTGATACCCTAGCCTCCGGAAAATTATGCATTACCAATACATCCGGCTGGATAGCTCAACTGATTGAAGAATACGAATGTGGATTTTACGTAAATCCTACTAAACCAGAAGAACTGCTGACCAAGATTTCATACTATATGGCAGATCCAGAGGTATTGGAACAAGCCCAGTATAATGCCCGTCGTCTGGCAGAAACTCAGTTTTCCAGAGAACACCTGACAAGGAAATTTGTACAAATACTTGATCCAAGTCTGGCAACCCATACCCGAGTAAAACACGTTGTCACAGTTTAG
- a CDS encoding ATP-binding cassette domain-containing protein codes for MQPFITIQNVSVRKFEKIIFQHFNWNLHEGQHWAIIGPNGSGKSTLLEALAGKIPFMGGAATYHFLKDNEWIADSLELVTKDYSGNRILQSAAQYYQQRFYAYDSEHSPTVWEFLTDQMKPIGTIDDASVNLGLPKYTDDEINQAADILKISHLLSRKLMTLSNGETRRVLLTRSFLKQPKAILLDMPFVGLDVASRQILHTVLNHLAEAGTTIIITTTSDEIPTCITNTLTLSAIEGQETPSIQANARIHALSQQTDTNFEYAVKMRNVTISYNDKKVLYNINWEVKRGERWAVLGPNGSGKSTLLSLINADNPQGYANDIFLFDRKRGTGESIWDIKSRIGFVSPELHLYFPKQTKVYTTIISGLFNTDGLYRTPTPEQQALVDDYMHLLNISHLSQKKLEEISTGEQREVLLARALVRNPPLLILDEPCQSLDTSRMKQFRDLVNEICLRLNKTLLYVTHYDEEIPSCVTQILSLNAGHATITSR; via the coding sequence TTGCAACCATTTATTACTATTCAGAACGTTTCTGTCCGAAAATTTGAAAAAATTATCTTTCAACACTTTAACTGGAATCTTCACGAAGGTCAGCACTGGGCTATTATTGGGCCCAACGGATCAGGAAAAAGTACATTGTTAGAGGCCTTGGCAGGTAAAATACCATTCATGGGAGGGGCAGCAACCTATCACTTTCTAAAGGATAATGAATGGATAGCTGATTCATTGGAACTGGTCACTAAAGATTATTCTGGTAATCGTATACTTCAGTCTGCAGCACAATATTATCAACAACGCTTCTATGCCTACGACTCCGAGCATTCTCCTACTGTATGGGAATTTCTCACAGACCAGATGAAACCTATTGGTACTATTGACGATGCATCTGTAAATCTGGGACTTCCCAAGTATACAGATGATGAAATAAATCAGGCTGCTGATATACTCAAAATCAGTCATCTGTTATCACGAAAACTGATGACGCTTTCCAATGGTGAAACAAGACGTGTCTTATTAACCCGATCATTCTTAAAACAACCTAAGGCCATATTACTTGACATGCCTTTTGTTGGACTGGATGTTGCATCTCGTCAAATTCTTCACACTGTACTAAACCATCTTGCAGAAGCTGGTACAACAATTATTATTACTACTACCTCTGATGAGATACCAACCTGTATTACAAATACTCTAACTCTGTCAGCCATAGAAGGTCAGGAAACACCATCTATACAGGCTAATGCACGTATTCATGCACTGTCCCAGCAAACAGATACCAATTTTGAGTATGCTGTTAAAATGCGGAATGTCACAATATCTTACAATGATAAAAAAGTATTATATAATATTAATTGGGAAGTAAAACGAGGTGAACGCTGGGCAGTATTAGGGCCTAATGGGTCTGGAAAATCGACACTTCTGAGTTTGATTAATGCTGATAATCCTCAGGGATATGCCAACGATATTTTTCTTTTTGATCGAAAACGAGGTACTGGAGAAAGTATATGGGATATTAAATCACGTATCGGATTTGTCTCTCCAGAACTTCATTTGTATTTCCCCAAGCAAACCAAAGTATATACTACCATCATATCAGGCCTTTTTAACACAGATGGATTGTATCGTACACCCACGCCAGAACAACAGGCATTGGTAGATGACTATATGCATTTACTGAATATTAGTCATCTTTCACAAAAGAAGCTGGAAGAAATCTCAACAGGTGAACAACGTGAAGTGTTATTGGCAAGAGCTCTGGTGAGAAATCCACCTCTGCTTATTCTTGATGAACCATGTCAGAGTCTGGATACAAGCAGAATGAAACAGTTTCGTGATTTGGTTAACGAGATTTGTCTTCGTCTTAACAAAACATTATTATATGTAACTCATTATGATGAAGAAATTCCATCCTGCGTTACTCAGATTTTATCTCTTAATGCTGGACACGCTACTATTACTTCCAGATAA
- a CDS encoding small multi-drug export protein — protein sequence MFKFIGGPLSGVALGLHWTETYLLTVTGMMVSVILFTLLGHKLKHTLLSRFYKKRLLFTPRNRRLVKVWRKYGMLGVAFLTPLILTPIGGTIVASSFGESKFRIFLYMFFSALVWGVILTLVIDKLGEKVLEFF from the coding sequence ATGTTTAAGTTTATAGGAGGACCATTAAGTGGAGTTGCTTTGGGGCTGCACTGGACAGAAACATACCTGCTTACAGTAACAGGGATGATGGTGAGTGTTATCCTGTTTACATTGCTGGGACATAAACTCAAACATACTTTGTTGAGTCGTTTTTATAAAAAACGGCTTTTATTTACACCTCGTAATCGGAGATTGGTAAAAGTATGGCGTAAATATGGGATGTTGGGGGTTGCTTTTTTAACTCCATTGATCTTGACCCCTATTGGGGGAACAATAGTCGCTTCTTCGTTTGGAGAGTCTAAATTTCGGATTTTTTTATATATGTTTTTCAGTGCTTTAGTTTGGGGCGTAATCCTGACTTTGGTTATTGATAAGCTTGGAGAAAAAGTATTGGAATTTTTCTGA
- the dapB gene encoding 4-hydroxy-tetrahydrodipicolinate reductase, which produces MNILILGYGKMGKMIEQIALSRGHQIKHKISADNIHELNQIDPKEIDVAIEFSEPGAVISNLYFCFDHHIPVVSGTTGWLDKRSEVETHCMQKNGAFFYASNYSLGVNIFFHINKVLAKLMNRYPDYDVVMEETHHTEKKDAPSGTALTLAGDILDEVVRKNNWVNHGGKNASELPIISHRIPNVPGTHVIRYTSQVDDIEIKHTAHNREGFASGAVLAAEWIIGKHGVFGMDDMLEF; this is translated from the coding sequence ATGAATATCCTTATTCTTGGTTACGGTAAAATGGGCAAAATGATTGAACAGATTGCCTTATCACGTGGTCACCAGATTAAACATAAAATCAGTGCTGACAATATCCATGAATTGAATCAGATAGATCCTAAAGAGATCGATGTTGCTATTGAATTCAGCGAACCTGGTGCTGTTATTTCTAATTTGTATTTTTGTTTTGACCATCATATTCCTGTAGTATCAGGTACTACAGGCTGGCTTGATAAACGGTCAGAAGTAGAAACACATTGTATGCAGAAGAATGGCGCATTTTTTTATGCGTCTAATTATAGCCTGGGTGTGAATATATTTTTTCACATAAATAAAGTGTTGGCAAAGCTAATGAATCGCTATCCCGATTATGATGTAGTTATGGAAGAAACTCATCATACAGAGAAGAAAGATGCACCTAGTGGAACAGCGCTTACCTTGGCGGGAGATATTCTGGATGAAGTTGTACGAAAAAATAACTGGGTAAACCATGGTGGAAAAAATGCATCAGAATTACCCATTATTTCTCACAGGATTCCAAATGTACCTGGTACTCATGTGATTCGTTATACTTCTCAGGTTGATGATATTGAAATCAAGCATACTGCACATAATCGGGAAGGGTTTGCATCAGGAGCGGTATTGGCAGCGGAATGGATTATTGGAAAGCATGGGGTTTTTGGTATGGATGATATGCTGGAATTTTAA
- a CDS encoding DUF5683 domain-containing protein, producing MIDQIELKIVFKFFVVFVLCLLGTFTAIGQTDTTKVGPEKARVVNAAKDTLLIEGVNPHSPRRATMLAAILPSAGQIYNKKYWKVPLVYIGFGIIGYFIYDNNRTYQNFLQAWTAKYNGGSNDGPFILAKFYPELSAQQLERLNDVTVLKRNKDLFRRYLELSILSAAAFYALQIIDANVDAHLKGFDWNNHSISLRFEPIIENNYAGLGFRLRW from the coding sequence ATGATTGATCAAATAGAACTGAAAATAGTATTCAAATTTTTTGTAGTATTTGTGTTATGTCTATTAGGTACCTTTACTGCTATAGGCCAGACAGATACTACCAAAGTTGGCCCTGAAAAGGCTCGTGTGGTTAATGCTGCCAAGGATACCTTGCTAATTGAAGGTGTTAATCCTCATTCTCCTCGTCGTGCTACAATGTTGGCCGCTATATTGCCTAGTGCCGGACAGATTTATAATAAGAAATACTGGAAGGTGCCTTTAGTATATATTGGTTTTGGGATTATTGGTTATTTCATTTATGATAACAATCGTACCTACCAGAATTTTTTACAGGCGTGGACTGCCAAGTATAACGGAGGCAGTAACGATGGACCATTCATTTTAGCTAAATTTTATCCGGAACTCTCAGCTCAGCAATTAGAAAGACTGAATGATGTAACTGTGCTGAAACGAAATAAAGACCTTTTTCGCAGATATCTTGAACTCAGCATTTTGTCTGCTGCTGCATTCTATGCATTACAGATCATAGATGCCAATGTGGATGCTCACCTGAAAGGATTTGACTGGAATAATCATAGCATTAGCCTACGTTTTGAACCAATTATTGAAAATAACTATGCTGGTTTGGGCTTTCGTTTACGCTGGTAA
- a CDS encoding ParB/RepB/Spo0J family partition protein: MELNIKETDNMETAKNLKRRNALGRGLGALLQQTEPLNETELTQVPSINSVSDIDVDTIETNPFQPRTSFDRDALNELAESIRVQGIIQPITVRQLDRDHYQLISGERRLQASKLAGLKEIPAYVRTANDQQMLEMALIENIQRENLNAMEIALSYQRLISECSLKQEELGERVGKNRATVNNYLRLLKLPPDIQAALRDNRLSMGHARAIINVENIEAQLAIFHKIIEEDLSVRAVENMVRNLAEESGQKKKKERKPLRMEYTQLQYKLSSFLSTKVTLKSNDKNQGEIRIPFVSEDDLNRILEILSLS, translated from the coding sequence ATGGAATTAAACATAAAAGAGACAGACAATATGGAGACGGCTAAAAATTTGAAACGTAGAAATGCATTGGGTAGAGGCCTTGGAGCCTTACTTCAGCAAACTGAGCCCCTTAATGAAACGGAACTGACTCAGGTTCCATCTATAAATTCTGTTTCTGACATTGATGTTGATACTATAGAAACCAACCCGTTTCAACCACGTACCTCGTTTGATCGCGATGCGTTGAATGAACTGGCTGAATCTATCAGAGTTCAGGGAATTATTCAGCCTATTACTGTTCGACAACTAGATAGAGATCACTACCAGTTGATTTCAGGTGAGAGACGTTTACAGGCGTCCAAGCTAGCTGGTCTTAAGGAAATACCTGCTTATGTGCGTACTGCCAATGACCAGCAGATGCTGGAAATGGCATTGATTGAGAATATTCAGCGTGAGAACCTGAATGCAATGGAGATTGCTTTAAGTTATCAGCGCCTGATTTCTGAATGTAGTCTGAAACAGGAAGAATTGGGAGAAAGAGTTGGTAAAAATCGTGCTACTGTAAATAACTATCTGCGCTTGTTGAAATTACCACCTGATATTCAGGCAGCATTACGTGATAACCGACTTTCAATGGGACATGCCCGTGCCATTATTAATGTTGAGAATATTGAGGCTCAATTAGCTATATTTCATAAGATCATTGAAGAAGATTTATCTGTGCGTGCTGTTGAAAATATGGTTCGTAATCTCGCAGAAGAATCCGGACAAAAAAAGAAAAAGGAACGGAAGCCTCTCCGAATGGAATACACACAACTGCAGTATAAACTATCTTCTTTTTTAAGTACAAAAGTGACTCTGAAGAGCAATGATAAAAATCAGGGTGAAATCCGGATTCCTTTTGTATCAGAAGATGATCTGAACCGTATTCTGGAAATATTGTCATTAAGTTAA
- a CDS encoding AAA family ATPase yields the protein MGKIIAIANQKGGVGKTTTAINLAASMAALEYKTLIVDADPQANSTSGLGFNPKEIEFSIYECMVEGINTRDVIIHTDISYLDLLPSHIDLVGAEVEMINLKNREDKMKESLRDVKNDYDFIILDCSPSLGLITINSLTASDSVIIPVQCEYFALEGLGKLLNTIKIIQSRLNTSLEIEGILLTMYDLRVRLSNQVVDEVNAHFQQMVFSTIIPRNIRLSESPSFGVPAIAHDAESKGAISYLNLAREILAKNGMIHSE from the coding sequence ATGGGTAAAATCATAGCCATTGCCAATCAAAAAGGCGGCGTAGGGAAGACAACTACCGCTATTAATCTTGCTGCCAGTATGGCTGCATTGGAATACAAGACATTAATTGTAGATGCTGATCCTCAAGCTAACTCTACCTCTGGTCTGGGTTTTAATCCAAAGGAAATAGAATTCAGTATTTATGAGTGTATGGTTGAAGGAATCAACACTCGTGATGTGATTATTCATACGGATATATCATACCTTGATCTTCTCCCCTCTCACATTGATCTGGTTGGGGCAGAAGTGGAGATGATCAATCTGAAGAATCGGGAAGATAAGATGAAAGAGTCATTACGGGATGTGAAAAACGATTATGATTTTATTATCCTGGACTGCTCTCCTTCCCTAGGTCTGATCACAATAAACAGTCTTACTGCGTCAGATTCTGTCATTATCCCAGTGCAATGTGAATACTTCGCATTGGAAGGATTAGGAAAACTGCTGAATACAATCAAGATTATTCAATCAAGATTAAATACCAGTCTGGAAATAGAAGGTATTCTGCTGACTATGTATGATCTGAGGGTGAGATTGTCGAATCAGGTAGTAGATGAAGTAAATGCGCATTTTCAGCAAATGGTATTCAGTACAATTATTCCGCGAAATATTCGTCTTAGTGAGTCTCCAAGTTTTGGTGTACCAGCTATTGCTCATGATGCGGAAAGTAAAGGCGCTATCAGCTATCTGAATCTTGCACGAGAGATACTGGCTAAAAATGGAATGATTCATTCTGAATAA
- a CDS encoding DUF2279 domain-containing protein — protein MTITSINAILSEFLNSFKEYIQRTILVSLVFAGLAFSSSAQTSNHSDSTFSFSTVNKQRLRTLVIGGSTVYAATLTGLNFLWYADEPRSSFHFFDDNSEWQQVDKVGHFYTAYHISRIGVQAFQWTGMPRCKSIWWGGLMGVIFQTPIEVLDGFSAAYGASWGDLTANTVGSGLLIGQLLLWDEERIHPKFSFYPTSLAKVRPHILGDNLIQQSLKDYNGQTYWLAFDIKPWLKQESNFPDWLCISLGYGAQNMISADNAQSRLAGYIPYRQYYLSLDINFTKIHTKNRFLKSLFFLLNNVHIPAPALEWNHVTGFKAHPLYF, from the coding sequence TTGACAATCACCTCTATCAATGCGATTTTGTCAGAATTCCTGAATAGTTTTAAAGAATACATACAGAGAACCATTTTAGTATCTCTGGTTTTCGCTGGTTTGGCTTTTTCCTCTTCTGCTCAAACTAGTAATCATTCTGATTCTACATTCTCTTTTTCCACAGTAAACAAACAACGTTTACGAACTTTGGTGATCGGGGGAAGTACAGTTTATGCTGCCACTTTAACAGGTTTGAATTTCCTTTGGTATGCAGATGAGCCACGTAGTTCTTTTCATTTTTTTGACGATAACTCTGAATGGCAGCAGGTTGACAAGGTAGGACATTTCTACACAGCTTATCATATAAGTAGAATAGGCGTCCAAGCTTTTCAGTGGACAGGTATGCCACGTTGTAAATCTATCTGGTGGGGTGGCTTAATGGGAGTTATCTTTCAGACTCCTATTGAGGTGCTGGATGGTTTTTCAGCAGCATATGGCGCATCCTGGGGCGATCTTACGGCCAATACTGTTGGCTCAGGGTTACTCATAGGGCAATTATTGCTTTGGGATGAAGAACGTATACATCCCAAGTTCTCATTTTATCCTACCTCATTAGCTAAGGTACGTCCACATATATTGGGTGATAATCTAATTCAACAGTCTCTAAAAGACTATAATGGTCAAACCTACTGGCTTGCATTTGATATAAAGCCATGGTTAAAGCAAGAGAGTAACTTTCCTGACTGGTTATGTATAAGTTTAGGATATGGTGCTCAGAATATGATTTCTGCAGATAATGCCCAGAGCAGGTTAGCAGGATATATACCTTACAGGCAATATTATCTATCATTGGATATTAATTTTACCAAAATTCATACAAAAAATCGTTTCCTGAAAAGTCTATTCTTTTTATTAAATAATGTACATATTCCAGCGCCTGCCTTAGAATGGAATCATGTAACAGGATTTAAAGCACATCCTCTTTATTTTTGA